The proteins below come from a single Candidatus Neomarinimicrobiota bacterium genomic window:
- the selA gene encoding L-seryl-tRNA(Sec) selenium transferase, which produces MRLRDIPSVSAVLDRIDWGSVQLPRQMVVETIRAQLASLRSGARNGRQIPNEKEITLKILAEIDRLNRPGLSRVINGTGIVLHTGLGRAPISPKLAIDVAREVSTYTALEFDLETGKRGERLDHISTLLTSLTGAESALAVNNNAAAVILALNTVANKREVVISRGQLVEIGGSFRIPDIIEKSGAVMREVGTTNRTHLNDYERGVNSGTAAILYVHTSNYRVEGFTKEVSVAELANVSKKRRIPLIVDLGSGALFDLSKFSLPSEPVVRDVINSGAGLVTFSGDKLLGGPQTGLVCGKKSLISKLHKNPIYRALRCDKITLALLERTLRSYTDGSPNRTNLAHKLLTTPRSTLRRRGQKLLASLPKATVRKFGITVVDSMVEAGSGSLPVESIESVALRFDAKNVKPTELAKRFRTQDFPVVGYIKGNRFTIDLKAVLPAEMKDLSDAIQGVAK; this is translated from the coding sequence GTGCGTCTACGTGACATTCCCTCCGTGAGTGCGGTCCTGGATCGGATCGACTGGGGAAGCGTTCAACTTCCGCGCCAAATGGTGGTGGAGACGATTCGCGCACAGTTAGCCTCTCTTCGCTCCGGTGCCCGTAACGGCCGTCAAATCCCTAACGAAAAAGAGATCACTCTAAAGATTTTAGCTGAGATTGACCGGCTCAACCGGCCTGGTCTCAGCCGGGTCATTAACGGTACCGGTATTGTCCTTCACACCGGTCTGGGCCGGGCGCCTATTTCACCCAAACTGGCCATCGACGTGGCTCGGGAAGTGTCCACTTATACTGCTCTCGAATTTGATCTGGAAACAGGGAAACGGGGTGAACGACTGGATCACATTTCAACACTGCTGACCTCCCTTACCGGGGCGGAGAGTGCCTTGGCGGTGAACAACAACGCAGCAGCCGTCATATTGGCGCTCAATACCGTGGCGAATAAAAGGGAAGTCGTTATTTCCAGGGGGCAGTTGGTGGAGATCGGCGGCTCCTTCCGGATCCCAGATATAATCGAAAAAAGCGGAGCCGTTATGCGGGAGGTGGGGACCACCAATCGGACACATCTAAACGATTATGAAAGGGGAGTAAACTCGGGGACGGCAGCTATACTCTATGTCCATACCAGCAACTACCGGGTGGAAGGTTTTACCAAGGAAGTGTCCGTGGCAGAACTGGCCAATGTGTCAAAAAAGAGACGGATTCCTCTCATTGTGGACCTCGGCAGTGGGGCGTTGTTTGACCTAAGCAAGTTTTCTCTTCCCTCTGAACCGGTGGTGAGGGATGTGATTAACTCGGGGGCTGGACTGGTCACTTTCTCCGGCGATAAATTGCTGGGCGGTCCCCAGACGGGTCTCGTCTGCGGCAAAAAGTCATTAATCAGTAAACTCCACAAAAATCCCATCTATCGGGCACTCCGTTGCGATAAAATAACATTGGCATTATTAGAGCGGACGCTCCGGAGCTATACTGACGGTTCACCCAACAGGACTAACCTGGCCCACAAACTGCTTACAACACCCCGAAGTACCCTCCGGCGCCGAGGGCAGAAACTGCTAGCATCACTACCCAAGGCCACTGTCCGGAAGTTCGGCATCACCGTTGTGGACTCTATGGTGGAAGCGGGGAGCGGGTCCCTACCGGTGGAAAGTATTGAAAGTGTTGCGCTCAGGTTTGATGCGAAAAATGTGAAACCGACTGAACTGGCGAAGCGTTTCAGAACCCAGGATTTTCCTGTGGTCGGTTATATTAAAGGAAACAGATTCACCATTGATCTGAAAGCGGTGTTGCCTGCTGAGATGAAAGATCTCTCCGACGCCATCCAAGGAGTGGCAAAGTGA
- the selB gene encoding selenocysteine-specific translation elongation factor: protein MSQTVIGTAGHIDHGKTTLVKALTGTDTDRLREEQERGMTIDLGFAFLSDEITIIDVPGHEKFIRNMVAGVSAIDAALLTIAADDGIMPQTREHFDILSILGVPAGVVALNKIDLVDDPEWLDLLEEEIREFLAGSFMERAPIARVSGETGEGVEQLRSALLNISDASKERRDRGFFRLFADRAFSIKGFGPVVTGTVTGGFLKSGADVELLPALAHAKVRGLQSHGESVDEVALGDRAAVNLSQIEKGALKRGSQLAEKGFLKSSKILGISFSLLERTERRVKHQQRVRLHIGTEEVLGRIFFVEEGKKKCEAGETTVALVRLEQEVAAAVDDSLILRFYSPAETIGGGTVVDPAPPVQFKAARPWLAGLVNKSSGERLEKFFEQAASEPLTLLEWTRRWQVSLEKFTEESSHLETVQFGNSGEPYLTLQSVVDGQLESYLSKVEELLRKRSTRRGVPREDLRKSLGFSRPLFDWLTGRLQDESKVQMESGNITLSGYTVTLSKDDEAITLKLRDILKTSGYAPPVLAELAEKAGANGTDIVPLLHILKDRGETCQVSSKLWYHKEVMNNLQDALKSSFSDSGSFSVGQFKELTNTSRKHAIPLLEYLDNQRFTDRDGDRRVFL, encoded by the coding sequence GTGAGCCAGACCGTCATTGGCACTGCTGGTCATATCGACCATGGAAAGACCACACTTGTAAAGGCTCTTACTGGCACCGACACGGACCGCCTTCGGGAAGAGCAGGAGCGGGGAATGACCATCGATCTCGGTTTTGCTTTCCTCTCTGATGAGATCACTATCATAGATGTGCCGGGGCACGAAAAATTTATCCGCAATATGGTGGCCGGTGTGAGCGCCATTGATGCAGCCCTTCTTACTATCGCCGCCGATGACGGGATCATGCCCCAGACACGGGAGCACTTTGATATCCTCTCTATTCTTGGCGTACCTGCCGGCGTGGTAGCTTTGAATAAGATAGACCTGGTGGACGACCCGGAGTGGCTCGATCTTTTGGAAGAGGAGATCAGGGAGTTCCTAGCCGGGTCATTCATGGAAAGGGCGCCCATTGCCCGTGTTTCCGGAGAAACGGGTGAGGGTGTAGAACAATTGAGGAGCGCGCTCCTGAATATTTCAGACGCATCCAAAGAGCGGCGGGACCGTGGCTTCTTCAGGCTTTTTGCTGATCGGGCCTTTTCCATTAAAGGATTTGGACCCGTGGTCACCGGTACGGTGACGGGAGGATTTCTGAAGTCCGGCGCTGATGTGGAACTTCTGCCGGCTCTGGCTCATGCCAAGGTCCGCGGTCTTCAATCCCACGGTGAGTCTGTGGATGAGGTGGCGCTGGGGGATCGGGCGGCGGTGAACCTGAGCCAGATCGAAAAAGGGGCTCTGAAGCGGGGATCCCAGCTAGCTGAAAAAGGATTCCTGAAGTCGTCAAAGATTCTTGGCATATCGTTTTCTCTATTGGAAAGAACTGAACGGCGGGTAAAGCACCAGCAGCGGGTGAGGCTCCATATCGGTACAGAAGAGGTGCTTGGGCGGATCTTTTTTGTGGAAGAAGGGAAGAAAAAGTGTGAAGCAGGTGAGACCACCGTGGCCTTGGTGAGACTTGAACAAGAAGTGGCTGCAGCAGTAGACGACTCACTTATTCTCAGATTCTATTCACCAGCAGAAACCATCGGGGGTGGAACCGTTGTGGATCCCGCACCGCCAGTGCAATTTAAAGCGGCCCGGCCGTGGCTTGCTGGGTTAGTCAACAAATCATCTGGTGAACGGCTGGAAAAGTTTTTTGAACAGGCCGCTTCCGAACCGCTCACCCTGTTGGAGTGGACGCGGCGGTGGCAGGTTTCCCTGGAAAAATTCACAGAAGAAAGTAGCCATCTGGAAACCGTCCAGTTCGGCAATTCCGGTGAGCCGTACCTTACTCTCCAGAGTGTCGTGGATGGTCAGTTGGAGAGCTACCTTTCCAAGGTAGAAGAGTTACTTAGAAAGCGGAGCACCCGCCGGGGAGTGCCGCGGGAAGATTTGAGAAAATCACTGGGGTTCAGCCGCCCCCTCTTTGATTGGCTCACGGGCCGGCTACAGGATGAGTCTAAAGTTCAGATGGAATCAGGGAACATTACATTGAGCGGCTATACCGTTACCCTCTCCAAAGATGATGAGGCCATCACCCTTAAGCTCAGGGATATTCTTAAGACCAGCGGCTACGCACCTCCGGTCCTCGCTGAACTTGCTGAGAAGGCGGGAGCCAACGGCACCGATATTGTTCCGCTGCTCCACATTTTAAAGGACAGGGGTGAGACGTGTCAGGTTTCTAGCAAACTGTGGTATCACAAGGAAGTGATGAATAATCTGCAGGACGCCTTGAAAAGCAGTTTCAGCGATTCCGGCAGCTTTAGCGTGGGACAATTCAAGGAGCTTACCAACACATCCAGGAAACACGCCATTCCGCTGCTGGAATACCTGGATAATCAGAGGTTCACCGACCGAGACGGCGACAGGCGGGTTTTTCTCTAA